In the Solanum pennellii chromosome 5, SPENNV200 genome, one interval contains:
- the LOC107018452 gene encoding uncharacterized protein LOC107018452 has translation MWKSISNVITSFGQKRDSATTSQTCHGYSDDDDMRSNESTEEGLECPICWESFNIVENVPYVLWCGHSLCKNCLLGLKSASVKISTQQIQIPSFVSCPWCNLLTLRLFYQGNLKFPSKNFFLLWMVESRNGDRMKSPSAIYMDQLMCSSPCTSNTRNASSVTNCRRAHRIGSSGSGTSGPNTNDTPTMQRTQFSLQKSLDFFFRLTSKFPLVVALLLVVIFVIPSSVGILILYLVITILFGLPSLLVIYFAYPALDWLVREITS, from the coding sequence ATGTGGAAATCCATTTCAAATGTCATCACAAGCTTTGGCCAGAAGAGGGATTCTGCTACGACCAGTCAAACTTGTCACGGGTACTCAGATGACGATGATATGCGCTCTAACGAAAGCACTGAGGAAGGACTAGAATGCCCAATATGTTGGGAATCATTTAACATTGTTGAGAATGTTCCCTATGTATTGTGGTGTGGCCACTCTCTTTGTAAAAATTGTCTGTTGGGACTCAAATCGGCTTCCGTGAAGATATCGACCCAACAAATCCAGATTCCATCGTTCGTTTCCTGCCCATGGTGTAATTTGCTGACACTTCGATTGTTTTACCAGGGAAATCTCAAGTTTCCTAGCAAGAACTTCTTCCTCCTCTGGATGGTGGAGAGCAGAAATGGTGACAGGATGAAGTCTCCATCTGCCATATACATGGATCAATTAATGTGCTCCTCCCCTTGTACTTCAAATACCAGGAACGCGAGTTCTGTTACGAACTGCAGGAGGGCTCATCGTATAGGCTCTTCGGGTTCTGGCACTAGTGGTCCTAATACAAATGATACCCCTACAATGCAAAGGACCCAGTTTTCTCTTCAGAAGTCCCTTGATTTCTTTTTCCGGTTGACATCCAAATTTCCGTTGGTTGTTGCACTTCTTCTGGTTGTTATATTTGTGATACCTTCCAGTGTGGGCATCTTGATTCTATACCTGGTGATCACAATTCTTT